The genomic stretch GCCATCGAGGTGCCGCTCAGCGTGCTGGTCGCGGTGTTGCTGGTGTGGTACGCGGACAGCACGCTCGACCCGGGCGCGAAGATGTGCACGCAGGAGCCGTAGTTCGAGAAGGACGACCGGGCGTCGGTGCTGGTCGTCGAGCCGACGGTGATGGCGGTCGAGGTGCGGGCAGGCGAGTAGTTGCAGGCGTTGGCGTTGAAGTTGCCGGCCGCCACCGCGTAGCTGACGCCGGAGGCGATCGAGTTGGCCACCGCGTTGTCGATCGTGCTGCTGGCCCCGCCGCCGAGGCTCATGTTCGCCACGGCCGGCTTCACCGCGTTGGCGGTCACCCAGTTGACCCCGTTGACCACGCTGGCGGTGGTGCCGCCACCGGAGCAGTTGAGCACCTTCACCGCGACCAGGCGGACGGACTTGGCGACGCCGTACGTCGCGCCGCCGACGGTCCCGGCGACGTGGGTGCCGTGGCCGTTGCAGTCGGTGTTGTTGGAGTCGACCGTGTTGGTACCCCAGGTGGCCCGGCCACCGAACTGGTTGTGGGTGGTCCGGATGCCGGTGTCGATGATGTAGGCCCGTACGTTCGAGGCCGTGTTCGGGTAGGTGTAGGTGCCGCTCAGCGGACGGTTCCGCTGGTCGATGCGGTCCAGGCCCCAGGTGGGGTTGGTCTGGGTGGCCTGGACGGTGAACGCTTGGTCCTGCTCGACGTACGCGACCGCCGAGTTGGCGGCGAGCCGGGCCGCCTGCTTCGCGGACATCTTGGCGGCGAAGCCGGTCAGTGCCGCCGAGAAGGTGTCGGAGACGCTGCCCCCGTACCGCTGGACCAGGGCGGTGGCCCGGTCCGGCACTGCGGTGCGAGCCGCCGACGAACCGGCGGCGCCGACCGCGTCGGAGCGCAGGACGACGAGGTAGCTGCCGCTGACCGCGTTCGCGGCGCCGGCGCCACGGATCTCGCCGGTGGGTGCGGCGACCGCCGCGGTGGTGCTGGCCGCCGAGACGGCCGCCGCGGTGGCGACGACGGCGAGCGCCCGGATGACGTGCCGTCGCGCGGTGAACCCTGAGGACATCGTCTGCCTCCCTAACCGGAACGACCGACCGGGTCATGGCCGGACGGTGCGTCCCATGGACTCGAATGGATGAGATGCTAGCGCTAGATCGATGAACATGACAGAGATGTTCATCGATTGACTGAGATTGTCACGGGCGCCCGCACCCCGCCCCGACGTCACCAGGCAGGATGGCGGTGTGGACGGAAACGACATGCTGCTCTCCCCCGCCGGCGTCGAGGCGCTGCGGACCGCGTTGACGCGAGCCGCGTTCACCGCCAACGGCATCGCCACCCGGCTCGGCCCGCAGGCCACCGGCGGGGTGGCCCGCAACGACTTCCGGGCCGCGCTGCGCGCCACCACCGACGGTGATCCGCTCGCCACCCTGATCCGGGTCTTCGTCTGCGAGCAGACCGAGCCGGAGGCCGCCGTCGCCGCCGCGCTGGCGCCGCTCTCGATCGACGAGGCGCTCGCCGCCGGACTCGTCGAGCGGTACGGCGACGGGCTGCGGATGGGGCTGGACCTCGAACCGTACGGCGACGACTGGTGGGTGCTGGCGGATGTGCCGGCGAGCGCCCGCCCCGGTCGCTCGCTGCACGCCGAGCACGTGCTGGGCATCGGCGGGGCGACCCAGACAATGATCGGCGCGGCCGTCCGGCAGCCGGTGGGGAGCGCGCTCGACCTGGGCACCGGCTCCGGCGTCCAGGCCCTGCACCTGAGTACGCACGCCCGGCAGGTCACCGCCACCGACGTCTCCCGGCGGGCGCTACGGTTCGCCGCCACCACCGCCGCGCTCAACGGCCAGCAGTGGGAGCTGCTGCGCGGCGACATGGTGGAACCGGTCGCCGGTCGCCGCTTCGACCTGGTGGTCAGCAACCCGCCCTTCGTGGTCGGGCCGGGCACCACCACGCACGTCTACCGCGACTCGGGGCGGGTCGGCGACGCGATCGGCGCCGAGTTGGCTGCCGCCGCCGACGGGCTGCTCACCGAGGGCGGCACCATGCAGTACCTCGCGAACTGGGTGCACGTGGCCGGGGAGGACTGGGGCGAGCGGGTGGCCGGCTGGTTCGCCGGGACCGGCCTGGACGCCTGGGTGATCCAGCGCGAGGTCGCCGACCCGATGGCGTACGTCAACCTCTGGCTCACCGACGTCGGCGAGGCGACCGACCCGCAGCGGATGGCCGACTGGCTGGACTGGTTCGACGCGCACAAGGTGGAGGCGATCGGCTTCGGCATCGTCTCGCTGCGTCGCGGCGGGCACGACGACCCGGTGCTGCGGGTGGAGGACCTGCGACAGCGGGTGCAGGCCCCGATGGGCGACCGGGTCGCGGCCTGGTTCGACCGGCAGGACTGGCTGCGCCGGCAGGGCGCCGACGGGCTGCTGGACGCCCGCTACCGCGCCGCCGACGGGCTCCAGTTGCGGCAGGAGGCGACCATGGGCCCGGAGGGCTGGGGCGTCGACCGGCAGGTCCTCACCATGCCGCACGGGCTGCGTTGGACCGAGGAGATCGATCCGCTGGTACTCGCGCTGGTGGGTGGCGCCGACGGGCGCCTGCCGCTGCGCGACCAGATCGCGCTGCTCGCCGTCGCGCACGACGTGACCCCGGACGAGCTCGGCGAGGCAGCCGGACCGATCGTGGCGCACCTGGTCGAACGCGGCTTCATCGAGCCGGTGCGGTCGTGACGCGCCCCGACCCGGCACGGCCGTCCGGGTACGACGACCCGACGACGACCGAGGAACGGCGCTGATGCGGGCGGTGGTGCAGACCGTCGGACGGGCCGGTGTCACCGTCGACGGTGAGGTGGTCGGCGCGGTCGAAGACGGCCTGCTGGTGCTGGTCGGGGTGACGCACACGGACACCGCCGAGACCGCCCGGACGCTGGCCCGCAAGGTGTACGAGCTGCGCATCCTGGACGACGAGCGGTCCGCCGCCGACGTCGGGGCGCCGATCCTGGTGGTCAGCCAGTTCACGCTCTACGGCGACGCCCGCAAGGGACGCCGTCCGAGCTGGACCGCAGCGGCTCCCGCCGAGGTGGCCGAGCCCCTGGTCGACGCGGTGGTGGAGGCGCTGCGTCAACGCGGCGCGACGGTCGCCACCGGCCGCTTCCGGACGCACATGCTGGTCGAGAGCGTCAACGTCGGGCCGCGCACCATCCTCCTCGACCTCTGACGCGCGACCACGGGGCGGGTGGGCGTCGGACCACGTCGCCCGCCCGTCCCGTGGTCACCGGTCAGCCGAAGAGCCCCCGGCGTTGCAGGGACTGACGCAGCCACCCGTCGAGCTGCGCCGCCCAGTCCGTACGGTCCATCGTGGCGTAGTCGACGGTGAAGCGGCCGAAGACGTCCCGTCCCTCGCTCAACAGGCCGCCGCGCTTGTCCAGCTCCAACACCACCTGCATCTGCCGGGGATCGGCGACGAAGGTGACCTCCAGTTGCTTCATCGCACCCGCGTACTGCGGCGCGGGATAGAACTCGATCTCCTGGTAGAACGGCAACGTCTGGTGCACGCCGTAGATGTGTCCCCGCTCGACGTCCGCCCGGGCGAACCGGAAACCGAGCCGCAGCAGCGCCTCCAGCAGCCGCTCCTGCGCCGGCAGCGGGTGCACCGCCACCGGGTCGAGGTCACCCTTGTCCAGCGCCCGGGCCACCTCCAACTCGGTACGCAGCCCCATCGTCATCCCGTACAGGTGCTGCCCGTACAGCTCGGTGACCGGCATCTCCCAAGGCACCGGGAACCGGAACGGGACGTCGTAGCGCTGCCCGGCCTCCAGGCGAAACGGGCCGGTCACCTGCTGCCGGTGGAACTCCTGGTTCGTGACGTACTCGCTGTCGCCGCTCTCCACCTCGACCCGGGTCATCAACCCCAGAGCCACGTACGAGATGTCCACCCCGTGCTCGCCTCCGGTCACCGCGATGCTGCCCGTCAGCTCGCCGCCCGGCCGGCAGTTCGAGTTCGTCAGCACCGTCTCCACGGACGGGCCGCCGACTCCCATCGCCTGCATGAGCCGCTTGAAGACCACCGTTGCCTCCGTCGTGTGATCGCCCGATCCCGGCACCCGGGGTACGGGGTTGCGCCGGCCCGACGGCCGACCGCTGGCACGGTAACCCGGCGCCACCAAGTCGCATCTGCCGAACCGGCACACCGACCCGCAAGGAGGGGGTAACGGAACGGTCACTGTCGGTTCTCCGATCGCCTCACTCCCGTTTTACGCCTCACCCGCCAAGCTGGGTGTCACCGGCTGCTACTGGGCCGGGGCGACACGGCACGGACGTGGAACGGGGAGAGACAGAGATGGCCCTGCAGATGATGGAGCACCGGATGCGCGCCGGCACCGAGGCGGAGCACGGCGTCGACACCCTTACCGACCTGGACGCCACCGACGAGCGCGGCGTCTCCACCGACCTGGTCCGCGCGTACCTCAACGGGATCGGCCGGACCAAGCTGCTCACCGCGGCCGAAGAGGTGGACCTGGCGAAGCGGATCGAGGCCGGATTGTTCGCCGAGGAGAAGCTGTCCACCTGCACCCCACTCTCGGCCGACCTGCACGCCGACCTGGCAGTGGTCGCGCAGCAGGGGCGGGCCGCCAAGAACCACCTGCTGGAGGCGAACCTCCGCCTCGTGGTGAGCATCGCCAAGCGGTACACCGGCCGTGGCATGGCCTTCCTCGACCTCATCCAGGAAGGCAACCTCGGCCTCATCCGCGCCGTCGAGAAGTTCGACTACACCAAGGGCTACAAGTTCTCCACCTACGCCACCTGGTGGATCCGCCAGGCCATCACCCGCGCCATGGCCGACCAGGCCCGCACCATCCGCATCCCGGTGCACATGGTCGAGCAGGTCAACCGGATGGTCCGGGCCCGCCGCGAACTGTCCGTCTCGCTGGGCCGGGAGCCCACGGTGGCCGAGGTCGCCCACGCGCTGGACGTACCCGAGTTCCAGGTCATCGAGCTGATCTCGTACGACCGGGAGCCGGTCAGCCTGGACCAGGCCGTCGGCGAGGACGGGGAAAGCGCACTGGGTGACTTCGTCGCCGCCGTCGACCCGGCCGGCGAGCCCGGCGACGCCACCGCCCAGGGCGAACTGCGCAACGAGGTGAGCATCGTGCTCGCCACGCTGTCCCAGCGCGAGCAGGCGGTCATCCGGCTGCGGTTCGGGCTCGACGACGGCCGGCAGCGTACCCTGGACGAGGTCGGCCGCGAGTTCGGACTGTCCCGCGAGCGGATCCGGCAGATCGAAAAGGTGACGCTGCTCAAGCTGCGGGCCCCGGAGCGGGCGCAGCGGCTGGAAGCGTACGCCTCCTGACGTGACTGGTGTGCGATCGGCCCCGGCGGTGCGCCGGGGCCGATGTCGTATGTGCCCGGGGTCGTATGTGCCCGGGTGCGACCGTCCCGGGCGGCTCGTGTCGGGCGGCCGCGATGTAAGGAAGGGTCCCTTCCTATACACGAGGCGTTAGTAGGGGACCCTTCCTTTCACAAACGGCGGGGGCCGGTGTCGGGGCGGGCGGCGGCCGAGCCGATCCGGACCGAGGCGTGCAGCACGGACAACCCGTCCGGACGGGCCAGCACCGGGTTCAGCGTCAGTGCGCGTACCCGGGGCTGTTCGTCGGCGAGCCGCCCGATGCGCAGCAGCAGGTCGGCCAGGGCCGCCCGGTCCACGGGAGCGGCACCACGGTGACCCCGCAGCAGGGGTGCCGCCCGTGGGGCGTCGACCAGCTCGGTCGCGTCCCGGTCGGTCAACGGCACCGCCCGCCAGGCCCGGTCGCCGAGCAGGTCGGTGGCGACCC from Micromonospora craniellae encodes the following:
- a CDS encoding S8 family peptidase, with product MSSGFTARRHVIRALAVVATAAAVSAASTTAAVAAPTGEIRGAGAANAVSGSYLVVLRSDAVGAAGSSAARTAVPDRATALVQRYGGSVSDTFSAALTGFAAKMSAKQAARLAANSAVAYVEQDQAFTVQATQTNPTWGLDRIDQRNRPLSGTYTYPNTASNVRAYIIDTGIRTTHNQFGGRATWGTNTVDSNNTDCNGHGTHVAGTVGGATYGVAKSVRLVAVKVLNCSGGGTTASVVNGVNWVTANAVKPAVANMSLGGGASSTIDNAVANSIASGVSYAVAAGNFNANACNYSPARTSTAITVGSTTSTDARSSFSNYGSCVHIFAPGSSVLSAYHTSNTATSTLSGTSMASPHVAGAAALVLSANPSYTPAQVKNYLTSNATTGVVTSPGSGSPNRLLFVVN
- a CDS encoding DUF7782 domain-containing protein encodes the protein MDGNDMLLSPAGVEALRTALTRAAFTANGIATRLGPQATGGVARNDFRAALRATTDGDPLATLIRVFVCEQTEPEAAVAAALAPLSIDEALAAGLVERYGDGLRMGLDLEPYGDDWWVLADVPASARPGRSLHAEHVLGIGGATQTMIGAAVRQPVGSALDLGTGSGVQALHLSTHARQVTATDVSRRALRFAATTAALNGQQWELLRGDMVEPVAGRRFDLVVSNPPFVVGPGTTTHVYRDSGRVGDAIGAELAAAADGLLTEGGTMQYLANWVHVAGEDWGERVAGWFAGTGLDAWVIQREVADPMAYVNLWLTDVGEATDPQRMADWLDWFDAHKVEAIGFGIVSLRRGGHDDPVLRVEDLRQRVQAPMGDRVAAWFDRQDWLRRQGADGLLDARYRAADGLQLRQEATMGPEGWGVDRQVLTMPHGLRWTEEIDPLVLALVGGADGRLPLRDQIALLAVAHDVTPDELGEAAGPIVAHLVERGFIEPVRS
- the dtd gene encoding D-aminoacyl-tRNA deacylase encodes the protein MRAVVQTVGRAGVTVDGEVVGAVEDGLLVLVGVTHTDTAETARTLARKVYELRILDDERSAADVGAPILVVSQFTLYGDARKGRRPSWTAAAPAEVAEPLVDAVVEALRQRGATVATGRFRTHMLVESVNVGPRTILLDL
- a CDS encoding sporulation protein: MVFKRLMQAMGVGGPSVETVLTNSNCRPGGELTGSIAVTGGEHGVDISYVALGLMTRVEVESGDSEYVTNQEFHRQQVTGPFRLEAGQRYDVPFRFPVPWEMPVTELYGQHLYGMTMGLRTELEVARALDKGDLDPVAVHPLPAQERLLEALLRLGFRFARADVERGHIYGVHQTLPFYQEIEFYPAPQYAGAMKQLEVTFVADPRQMQVVLELDKRGGLLSEGRDVFGRFTVDYATMDRTDWAAQLDGWLRQSLQRRGLFG
- the sigB gene encoding RNA polymerase sigma factor SigB, which produces MALQMMEHRMRAGTEAEHGVDTLTDLDATDERGVSTDLVRAYLNGIGRTKLLTAAEEVDLAKRIEAGLFAEEKLSTCTPLSADLHADLAVVAQQGRAAKNHLLEANLRLVVSIAKRYTGRGMAFLDLIQEGNLGLIRAVEKFDYTKGYKFSTYATWWIRQAITRAMADQARTIRIPVHMVEQVNRMVRARRELSVSLGREPTVAEVAHALDVPEFQVIELISYDREPVSLDQAVGEDGESALGDFVAAVDPAGEPGDATAQGELRNEVSIVLATLSQREQAVIRLRFGLDDGRQRTLDEVGREFGLSRERIRQIEKVTLLKLRAPERAQRLEAYAS